One window of Leptotrichia sp. oral taxon 498 genomic DNA carries:
- a CDS encoding DUF5682 family protein has protein sequence MKKQNEVKPNIFGVRHFSPAGAHYLRDYLDEIQPKIVLIEGPSDFNDLISEITGKNIVPPIAVMAYTLEAPIQTIVYPFAEFSPEYQAILWAKENGVECRFCDLPSSIFLGVESVKKNLDENPEGNLNAYIYRKINEYSEDSDDEVFWERVMEQASDYKAYRSGARDYGKHLRELTLSNTVSDAKNIIRESYMCKVVSDVCKEGYKMDEIAMVVGAFHVEGIESGKLILTEKEIKKLPKLESTKMLMPYSYYKLSTYSNYGAGNKAPGYYEFLWNGLEKKDPFFATYMYLSKIVEYQRENGNMVSSAQIIEAVHLATSLANLHDGKIPTLKDIKDAAITCMAHGSYSELVLAMANVEVGKKIGSIPKEAIQTSIQSDFYNLLRELKLEKYRSLTATEIKLDLREKLRVQSEKLAFTDLERSFFFHKLRVLNISFAKLIGNRQENTTWAEEWMLQWKPETEIEIVETILKGDTIEFATAFELMQRIEGAKTLSEMAEIVKDAFYCGMPKALEKAFQALQNFITGDVPIDEIAKTMSTLSLMLRYGDIRKLDTKVLIPILEQLFLRVCLILPSESFCDNNAAVELAKSIIIMHTVVENHDFLDRERWYSLLLEISKRDDLNTKISGLAMAILLEAGKIDNEVLGKEVEKRLSKGVPADLGATWFEGLSMKNHYTLIARLGLWEKLQNYISNLDEEEFKRALLFLRRAFADFTSNEKHDIAENIAEIWGLNKNDVSAVINDDLGENEKEIIAGLEEFDFDDI, from the coding sequence ATGAAAAAACAAAATGAAGTGAAACCGAATATATTCGGAGTTAGGCATTTTTCACCAGCTGGAGCACATTATTTGAGAGATTATTTAGATGAAATACAGCCAAAAATTGTTTTGATAGAAGGGCCTTCTGATTTTAATGACCTTATTAGCGAAATTACTGGAAAAAATATTGTTCCGCCAATTGCCGTAATGGCTTACACTTTAGAAGCGCCTATCCAAACAATAGTATATCCATTTGCAGAGTTTTCTCCAGAATATCAAGCTATTTTATGGGCAAAGGAAAATGGAGTAGAGTGTAGATTTTGTGATTTGCCATCTTCAATTTTTTTAGGTGTAGAAAGTGTAAAGAAAAATTTAGATGAGAATCCAGAGGGAAATTTGAATGCCTACATTTATAGAAAAATTAATGAATATTCAGAAGATTCAGATGATGAAGTATTTTGGGAAAGGGTAATGGAACAGGCTTCTGATTACAAGGCATATCGCAGTGGAGCGAGAGATTATGGAAAACATTTGAGAGAGTTGACTTTATCAAATACGGTGTCTGATGCGAAAAATATTATAAGGGAGTCGTACATGTGTAAAGTTGTTTCTGATGTGTGTAAAGAAGGCTACAAAATGGATGAAATTGCTATGGTTGTTGGGGCTTTTCATGTTGAAGGAATAGAAAGTGGCAAATTGATTTTGACTGAAAAGGAAATCAAAAAATTACCAAAATTAGAATCTACAAAAATGTTAATGCCTTATTCTTACTATAAACTGTCGACTTATTCAAATTATGGAGCTGGAAATAAGGCACCAGGGTATTATGAATTTTTGTGGAATGGTTTAGAAAAAAAAGACCCATTTTTTGCGACATATATGTATTTAAGTAAAATTGTAGAATATCAAAGGGAAAATGGAAATATGGTATCTTCAGCTCAAATTATAGAAGCAGTTCATCTAGCAACTTCATTGGCAAATTTACACGATGGGAAAATACCGACGTTGAAGGATATAAAAGATGCAGCGATTACTTGTATGGCACACGGAAGTTACTCAGAACTAGTTTTAGCAATGGCGAATGTTGAAGTTGGAAAAAAAATCGGAAGTATTCCAAAGGAAGCTATTCAAACATCAATACAGTCTGATTTTTACAATTTATTGAGGGAATTGAAACTTGAAAAATATCGTTCATTAACAGCGACAGAAATAAAATTAGATTTGAGGGAAAAATTAAGAGTTCAATCAGAAAAATTAGCATTTACGGACTTGGAACGTTCATTCTTTTTTCATAAATTGAGAGTTTTGAATATTTCGTTTGCAAAACTTATCGGGAATCGCCAAGAAAATACAACTTGGGCAGAAGAGTGGATGTTACAATGGAAACCAGAAACAGAAATTGAAATTGTGGAAACAATCTTAAAAGGAGATACAATTGAATTTGCAACAGCTTTTGAATTGATGCAAAGAATAGAAGGTGCAAAAACATTGTCAGAAATGGCAGAAATAGTGAAAGATGCCTTCTATTGCGGAATGCCAAAAGCACTAGAAAAAGCGTTTCAAGCGTTACAAAATTTTATAACAGGCGACGTACCTATTGATGAAATAGCCAAGACAATGTCGACTTTATCACTGATGCTTCGTTATGGTGATATCAGAAAATTAGATACAAAAGTTCTGATTCCTATTCTTGAGCAACTCTTTTTAAGAGTTTGCTTAATATTGCCAAGCGAGTCTTTTTGCGACAATAATGCAGCGGTAGAACTAGCTAAAAGTATAATAATAATGCATACTGTAGTTGAAAATCATGATTTTTTAGATAGAGAAAGATGGTATTCACTTCTTTTAGAAATTTCAAAGAGAGACGATTTAAATACAAAAATCTCAGGACTTGCAATGGCTATATTACTGGAAGCTGGAAAAATTGATAATGAAGTACTTGGAAAAGAAGTTGAAAAAAGATTATCAAAAGGAGTTCCCGCAGATTTAGGAGCAACTTGGTTTGAAGGTCTATCGATGAAAAATCATTACACCTTAATTGCAAGGCTTGGACTTTGGGAAAAACTCCAAAACTATATTTCAAACTTAGATGAGGAAGAATTTAAAAGAGCATTATTATTTTTAAGAAGAGCTTTTGCTGACTTTACTTCAAATGAAAAGCATGATATTGCTGAAAATATCGCAGAAATATGGGGCTTAAATAAAAATGATGTAAGTGCTGTAATAAATGATGATTTAGGAGAAAATGAGAAAGAAATAATTGCAGGATTAGAAGAATTTGATTTTGATGATATTTGA
- a CDS encoding VWA domain-containing protein: MDYKEDIKRWRLILGKDTEEEFSSMDSEAIPSFTEEDWLMDKALDAIYNPTGQFMGGDSAGRGPSNPQISRWLGDVRTLFDKELVKIIQTDAMERCGLKQLLFEPEILDQVEPNINLASTIMLLKEQIPQKSKESVRNFIKKIVEEINKLLESDIRRAVRAALNKKQHSPIPSASSLDFKTTIRRGIKNYNRELKKIVPEHYYFFERASVNPTSKFTVILDIDQSGSMGESVIYSSVMACILASIASLKTRVVAFDTEIVDLTEKSDDPVDLLYGFQLGGGTNINKSIKYCTKYIENPKKTIFFLISDLIEGGNRGEMLRRLQEMKDSGVIVVCLLAISGDGKPYYDSQMSGKIASLGIPCFACNPENLPLLLERVLKNMDLSSFEKEFRKKK; this comes from the coding sequence ATGGACTATAAAGAAGATATAAAACGTTGGCGATTAATTCTTGGAAAAGATACGGAAGAAGAATTTTCGTCTATGGATTCAGAAGCTATTCCAAGTTTTACAGAGGAAGATTGGTTGATGGATAAGGCATTGGATGCGATTTATAATCCGACAGGACAATTTATGGGTGGAGATTCTGCTGGGCGAGGTCCGTCTAATCCGCAAATTAGTAGATGGCTTGGAGATGTTAGAACTTTGTTTGATAAAGAATTGGTGAAAATTATTCAGACGGATGCGATGGAAAGATGTGGGTTGAAACAATTACTTTTTGAGCCTGAAATATTGGATCAGGTAGAGCCTAACATAAATCTTGCTTCAACAATTATGCTTTTGAAAGAGCAAATTCCACAAAAAAGTAAAGAAAGTGTTAGAAATTTCATAAAAAAAATTGTAGAGGAAATTAATAAATTGTTGGAAAGTGATATTAGAAGAGCGGTTAGAGCAGCACTTAACAAGAAACAGCACTCGCCAATTCCATCTGCATCATCTTTGGATTTTAAAACAACGATACGAAGAGGGATAAAAAATTACAACAGGGAATTAAAAAAAATTGTTCCAGAGCATTATTATTTTTTTGAGAGAGCAAGCGTTAATCCAACGAGTAAATTTACAGTCATTTTGGATATTGACCAAAGTGGATCTATGGGAGAATCTGTAATTTATTCTTCAGTAATGGCGTGTATTTTAGCGAGTATAGCTTCACTGAAAACACGTGTGGTAGCTTTTGATACTGAAATTGTGGATTTGACAGAAAAATCAGATGATCCAGTTGATTTACTATACGGATTTCAGCTAGGTGGTGGAACAAATATCAATAAATCAATTAAATATTGTACAAAATATATTGAAAATCCGAAAAAAACAATATTTTTTCTAATTTCTGATTTAATTGAAGGTGGGAATCGTGGTGAAATGTTAAGAAGATTACAAGAAATGAAAGATTCGGGAGTAATAGTAGTTTGCCTTTTAGCAATATCTGGAGATGGAAAACCTTATTATGATTCACAAATGTCTGGAAAAATTGCTTCACTTGGAATTCCATGTTTTGCTTGTAATCCTGAAAATTTGCCACTTTTACTTGAGAGAGTGTTGAAAAATATGGATTTGAGTTCGTTTGAGAAAGAGTTTAGAAAGAAAAAATGA
- a CDS encoding RNA-guided endonuclease TnpB family protein, producing the protein MKYNLAFKYRIYPNKEQELLINKTFGCVRFVYNTILYTANKFYEETGKNKIITPASLKSENQFLKEVDSLALSNAQLHVKRSFTNFFQKRAKFPRFKSKKNNVKSYTTNCVNNSIRIEENKYLVLPKLKKVKLKYHREIPKDYKIKSATLTNSNGNYYVSVLTEFEKEIQKIPSSDKVIGLDFSMSELFVSSENQRADYPRYFRMMEKKLKKLQKSLSRKVKFSKNWYKQKAKISKLHEYIKNCRRDFLHKLSKKLSKEYNAVVVEDLNIKGMSQALNFGKSVGDNGWGMFLRMLEYKLMFLGKQFLKIDKWFPSSKTCSRCGNVKEELKLSERSYKCECCGIEIDRDYNAALNIRNVGKEIMGY; encoded by the coding sequence ATGAAATATAATTTAGCATTCAAATACAGAATTTATCCAAATAAGGAGCAGGAATTATTGATAAACAAGACTTTTGGATGTGTTCGTTTTGTTTACAATACGATTTTGTACACTGCGAATAAATTTTATGAAGAGACTGGAAAAAATAAAATAATTACACCTGCCAGTTTGAAAAGTGAAAATCAATTTTTAAAAGAAGTGGACAGTCTGGCACTTTCAAATGCTCAATTGCATGTAAAACGATCGTTTACAAATTTTTTTCAGAAGAGGGCAAAGTTTCCAAGGTTCAAATCTAAAAAGAATAATGTTAAAAGTTATACGACAAATTGTGTGAATAATTCGATACGAATAGAGGAAAACAAATATTTGGTTCTGCCAAAATTGAAAAAAGTAAAATTGAAATATCATAGAGAAATACCAAAGGATTACAAGATAAAGTCGGCAACATTGACAAACAGTAATGGAAATTACTATGTTTCTGTTTTGACGGAATTTGAAAAAGAAATTCAAAAAATACCAAGTAGCGATAAAGTGATTGGACTTGATTTTTCAATGTCTGAATTATTTGTCAGTTCTGAAAACCAAAGGGCTGATTATCCAAGATATTTTAGGATGATGGAGAAAAAATTGAAAAAATTACAAAAATCATTGTCAAGAAAAGTGAAATTTTCTAAAAATTGGTATAAGCAAAAAGCGAAAATATCAAAATTGCATGAATATATCAAAAATTGTCGAAGAGATTTTCTACATAAATTATCGAAAAAATTATCTAAAGAGTATAATGCTGTAGTTGTTGAGGATTTGAATATAAAAGGGATGAGTCAGGCATTAAATTTTGGAAAAAGTGTAGGAGATAATGGATGGGGAATGTTTTTGAGAATGCTTGAGTATAAACTGATGTTTTTAGGGAAACAATTTTTGAAGATAGATAAGTGGTTTCCATCGTCGAAAACTTGTAGTAGATGTGGAAATGTTAAAGAGGAACTGAAATTATCAGAAAGAAGTTATAAATGTGAGTGCTGTGGAATTGAGATTGATAGGGATTACAATGCGGCATTGAATATAAGAAATGTTGGAAAAGAAATAATGGGATATTAG
- the rfbC gene encoding dTDP-4-dehydrorhamnose 3,5-epimerase, whose protein sequence is MNNFEVIKTPIKDLVVIQPKVFGDERGFFLETYNKKSFEKLGLTMEFVQDNHSKSKKGVLRGLHFQTQNTQGKLVRVAKGSVYDVAVDLRKDSETFGKWYGILLTENNKTMFYVPEGFAHGFLTLEDGTEFMYKCTDLYSPEYDSGIMWNDKTIGIDWKFEEFGIDSSELTISDKDTKHRNFDRNKKYFEKY, encoded by the coding sequence ATAAATAATTTTGAAGTAATTAAAACACCAATAAAAGATTTAGTAGTAATTCAGCCAAAAGTTTTTGGAGATGAAAGAGGATTTTTCTTGGAAACATATAATAAAAAGTCGTTTGAGAAATTGGGACTTACGATGGAATTTGTTCAGGATAATCACTCAAAATCCAAAAAAGGCGTATTGAGAGGGTTGCATTTTCAAACTCAAAATACTCAAGGGAAACTTGTTAGGGTTGCAAAAGGTAGTGTTTACGATGTTGCTGTTGATTTGAGAAAGGATAGCGAAACTTTTGGTAAGTGGTACGGAATTTTGTTGACAGAAAATAATAAAACTATGTTTTATGTGCCAGAAGGGTTTGCGCATGGATTTTTGACGTTGGAAGATGGTACGGAATTCATGTACAAGTGTACGGATTTGTATTCTCCAGAATATGATAGTGGAATCATGTGGAATGACAAAACTATTGGAATTGACTGGAAATTTGAGGAATTTGGGATTGATTCCAGTGAGCTTACAATTTCTGATAAGGATACTAAGCATCGGAATTTCGATAGAAATAAAAAATATTTTGAAAAATATTAA
- the rsmG gene encoding 16S rRNA (guanine(527)-N(7))-methyltransferase RsmG, giving the protein MKDYFENLLLKAEISLEKEKLEKMLDFLELLYEKNKVMNLTAIREKNGMLEKHFIDSLLLTKVIKDEEKSFIDVGTGAGFPGLVLAIFYPEKEFLLVDSVRKKINFINEVIEKLNLKNVQTSFKRAEELIKGKRETFDCALCRGVANLRIILEYMIPFIKVNGRFLPQKLNLNELDESKNALSKLNSKIENIHKFNLPDSCDERIILEIKKTKKTDEKYPRKTGIPSKKPL; this is encoded by the coding sequence ATAAAAGACTATTTTGAAAATTTACTTTTAAAAGCAGAGATTTCACTTGAAAAAGAAAAGTTAGAAAAAATGTTGGATTTTTTGGAACTACTTTATGAAAAAAATAAAGTGATGAATTTAACTGCGATTCGTGAGAAAAATGGAATGCTGGAAAAACATTTTATTGACTCGCTTTTGCTTACAAAAGTTATAAAAGATGAGGAAAAATCCTTTATTGATGTCGGTACAGGTGCAGGATTTCCAGGACTTGTCCTTGCGATTTTTTATCCTGAAAAAGAGTTTTTGCTAGTTGATTCCGTGAGAAAAAAAATCAATTTCATCAATGAAGTCATTGAAAAGTTAAATTTAAAAAATGTTCAGACAAGTTTTAAACGAGCTGAAGAATTGATAAAAGGAAAAAGGGAAACTTTTGACTGCGCACTTTGCAGAGGAGTTGCAAATTTAAGAATTATTTTAGAATATATGATACCTTTTATCAAAGTAAACGGAAGATTTTTGCCACAAAAACTAAATTTAAATGAACTTGACGAAAGTAAAAATGCACTTTCAAAGTTAAACTCAAAAATCGAAAATATTCACAAGTTCAATCTTCCTGACAGTTGTGACGAAAGAATCATTTTAGAAATCAAAAAAACAAAAAAAACTGACGAAAAATATCCAAGAAAGACGGGAATTCCATCAAAAAAACCACTATAA
- the mnmG gene encoding tRNA uridine-5-carboxymethylaminomethyl(34) synthesis enzyme MnmG: MKNYDVIVVGAGHAGVEAALASARMGLNTAIFTITLDNIGIMSCNPSIGGPAKSHLAKEVDALGGEMGRNMDKSFIQMRILNTKKGPAVRSLRSQADRKIYALEMKKTVEKQENLDTIQDIVTELVTENGEIRGIKTKTGMEFCAKAVVLATGTFLRGLLYIGEKRVKGGRMGELSADDLTSSLKNLGFKMGRFKTGTPPRLDIRTLDLEKLEKQPGETEVPLKFSMRTSNEEAQSRPQLSCFLTRTNLTTHKIITENLHRAPMYNGSISSTGPRYCPSIEDKVVKFSDKDSHHLFLEPEGFHTTEVYISGLSTSYPAELQQKIVNSIEGLENAHIMRYGYAVEYDIVNPSELDYSLETKRIKGLFLAGQLNGTSGYEEAAAQGIIAGINAALKVKGKEPLILDRESSYIGTMIDDLINKELFEPYRMFTARSEYRLILREDNADIRLSEKGYKVGLLPKKYYDKVLKKIENVKNTITKLEETKLGTSNKKLVEILEKYGESLKSGTTLKEILRRPKVTYEDIKYIAQDIENGPKLDFDAETEYQIEVQVKYEGYITRALSVMEREKKLDTKLIPKDFDYDTMKGITREAKQRLKEKRPYNVGQATRVAGVTPADISVLIMYLDGILK; the protein is encoded by the coding sequence ATGAAAAATTATGATGTAATTGTAGTTGGTGCTGGACATGCTGGTGTGGAAGCCGCTTTAGCTTCTGCCAGAATGGGTCTAAATACTGCAATTTTTACAATAACTTTAGATAATATCGGCATTATGTCGTGCAATCCTTCTATTGGCGGACCTGCAAAAAGCCATTTGGCAAAAGAAGTTGACGCACTTGGTGGAGAAATGGGACGAAATATGGACAAGAGCTTTATTCAAATGAGAATTTTAAACACAAAAAAAGGTCCAGCCGTGAGATCTCTTCGTTCCCAAGCTGACAGAAAAATTTACGCATTAGAAATGAAAAAAACTGTCGAAAAACAAGAGAATCTTGATACAATTCAGGATATCGTGACAGAGCTTGTGACAGAAAATGGCGAAATCAGAGGAATTAAGACAAAAACTGGAATGGAATTTTGTGCAAAAGCTGTTGTACTCGCAACAGGAACTTTTCTTCGTGGACTTTTATACATCGGAGAAAAAAGGGTTAAAGGTGGAAGAATGGGAGAACTTTCAGCTGATGACCTGACTTCGTCGCTAAAAAATTTAGGATTTAAAATGGGAAGATTTAAGACAGGAACGCCACCTAGACTTGATATTCGAACCCTTGACTTAGAAAAGTTAGAAAAACAGCCTGGAGAAACTGAAGTTCCACTAAAATTTTCAATGAGGACTTCCAATGAAGAAGCTCAGAGCCGACCACAGTTATCATGCTTTTTGACTAGAACAAATTTGACAACACATAAAATTATAACAGAAAACCTTCATAGAGCGCCAATGTATAACGGAAGTATCAGCAGCACAGGACCTCGTTATTGTCCATCAATCGAAGACAAAGTCGTAAAATTTAGCGATAAGGACAGCCATCATTTATTCTTGGAGCCAGAAGGATTTCACACAACAGAAGTTTACATAAGCGGACTTTCCACAAGCTATCCAGCTGAATTGCAGCAAAAAATTGTAAACTCAATTGAAGGTCTTGAAAATGCTCACATTATGCGGTATGGTTACGCTGTTGAATACGACATTGTAAATCCAAGCGAACTTGACTATTCGCTTGAAACAAAAAGAATAAAAGGTCTGTTTTTGGCAGGTCAATTAAACGGTACAAGCGGTTACGAAGAAGCTGCAGCTCAGGGAATTATTGCGGGAATAAATGCAGCTCTTAAAGTAAAAGGTAAAGAACCTCTAATTTTAGACAGAGAAAGTTCTTATATTGGTACAATGATTGATGACTTAATCAATAAAGAATTATTTGAGCCTTACAGAATGTTTACCGCAAGATCGGAATATAGACTTATTTTAAGAGAAGATAACGCAGATATTAGACTTTCTGAAAAAGGTTACAAAGTTGGACTGCTTCCGAAAAAATATTACGACAAAGTTTTGAAAAAAATAGAGAATGTCAAAAATACTATTACAAAATTGGAAGAAACAAAACTTGGAACTAGCAACAAAAAATTGGTGGAAATTCTTGAAAAATATGGAGAATCGCTAAAAAGCGGAACAACTTTAAAAGAAATTTTGCGTCGACCAAAAGTTACTTATGAAGATATAAAATACATTGCGCAAGATATTGAAAATGGTCCCAAACTCGATTTTGACGCTGAAACTGAATATCAAATTGAAGTACAAGTAAAATATGAAGGATATATCACAAGAGCGCTAAGTGTCATGGAGCGTGAAAAAAAACTTGATACAAAATTAATTCCAAAAGATTTTGACTACGATACAATGAAAGGGATAACACGGGAAGCTAAACAGAGATTGAAGGAAAAAAGACCATACAATGTGGGACAAGCGACAAGAGTTGCAGGTGTAACTCCAGCTGATATTTCAGTACTTATAATGTATTTAGACGGAATTTTGAAATAA
- a CDS encoding chromate transporter, with protein MEVYLELFWIFFKIGAFTLGGGYAILPLIQADVVDFHKWLNIQQFTDIVAISQVTPGPISLNSATYVGYLVGNKAGIWNGVLAGTIATIGLILPSVIVMTFFSKFYLKFQDNKYIDNAFAGLKIVVVGLILAAAILLIDKNNFIK; from the coding sequence ATGGAAGTTTATTTAGAATTATTCTGGATTTTCTTCAAAATTGGTGCATTCACTCTTGGTGGAGGATATGCGATTTTACCGCTTATTCAGGCTGATGTCGTAGATTTTCATAAATGGTTAAATATACAGCAATTTACAGATATTGTGGCAATTTCTCAAGTGACTCCAGGTCCTATTTCGTTAAATTCAGCAACTTATGTCGGATATTTAGTCGGGAACAAAGCAGGAATTTGGAATGGAGTTTTAGCTGGAACAATTGCAACGATAGGATTAATTCTTCCATCAGTTATTGTAATGACTTTTTTCAGTAAATTTTATTTAAAATTTCAAGATAATAAATATATAGATAATGCGTTTGCTGGACTTAAAATTGTTGTTGTAGGATTGATTCTAGCGGCTGCAATACTATTGATTGATAAAAATAATTTTATTAAATAG
- a CDS encoding MarR family transcriptional regulator, translating to MHENFSKHIGKLVCGHGAKPCNKETELLGTLKASITTT from the coding sequence TTGCACGAAAATTTTAGTAAGCATATAGGGAAACTTGTATGTGGACACGGAGCAAAACCGTGCAACAAAGAAACTGAACTGCTGGGAACTCTTAAAGCTAGTATAACCACAACATAA
- a CDS encoding RNA-guided endonuclease InsQ/TnpB family protein: MYLTLKQQVKHLSKKEFRNLKHLSHIAKNLTNEAIYNIRQYYFNKKKYLSYNENYKMLKNSENYKKLNSNMAQQILKEADGSFKSFFGLLKLAKNGQYNFKDIKLPKYLAKDGFTTLVIGFVRIKDDILIVPYSNSFKKTHQEVKIKLPPILKGKKIKEIRIIPKQHSRYFEIQYTYEVEEVQRELNKENALGIDLGINNLCTCVTNTGASFIIDGRKLKSINQYYNKINAKLQSIKDKQKTSRTTLRQKRIARRRNNRIEDYLSKAARIIVNYCLNNDIGKIVLGYNEDFQRNSNIGSINNQNFVNIPYRKLRDKLEYLSKLYGIEFKLQEESYTSKASFFDGDEIPIYDKENPQEYIFSGKRKRGLYQTSIGKLINADCNGALNILRKSKVVDLSVLYNRGELNMPKRIRVV; the protein is encoded by the coding sequence ATGTATTTAACTTTAAAACAACAGGTAAAACATCTTAGCAAAAAGGAGTTTAGGAATTTAAAACATTTATCTCATATAGCCAAGAACTTAACTAATGAAGCTATATATAATATTAGACAGTATTATTTTAACAAGAAAAAGTATTTAAGCTATAACGAAAACTATAAAATGCTTAAAAACAGTGAAAACTATAAGAAGTTAAATTCTAATATGGCTCAACAAATTCTAAAAGAAGCAGACGGAAGTTTTAAATCATTTTTTGGGCTTTTAAAACTTGCTAAGAATGGTCAATATAATTTTAAAGATATAAAATTACCTAAATATCTTGCTAAAGATGGTTTTACAACTCTTGTTATAGGTTTTGTTAGAATAAAAGATGATATTCTGATAGTTCCTTATTCAAATTCGTTTAAGAAAACTCATCAGGAAGTTAAAATTAAACTACCACCAATATTAAAAGGCAAGAAAATAAAAGAGATTAGGATAATACCCAAACAACATTCTAGGTACTTTGAAATTCAATATACTTACGAAGTAGAAGAAGTTCAAAGGGAATTAAATAAAGAAAATGCACTAGGAATTGATTTAGGTATAAACAATCTTTGCACTTGTGTTACAAATACTGGAGCTTCATTCATAATAGATGGTAGAAAATTAAAATCAATAAATCAATACTATAACAAGATAAATGCAAAATTACAAAGCATAAAAGATAAGCAAAAGACCTCCCGAACAACATTAAGGCAAAAGAGAATAGCTAGAAGGAGAAATAATCGTATAGAAGATTATCTTTCAAAAGCAGCAAGAATAATTGTAAATTATTGTCTTAATAATGATATAGGGAAAATAGTTCTAGGATATAATGAGGACTTTCAAAGAAATTCAAATATAGGAAGTATAAATAATCAAAATTTTGTAAATATACCATATAGAAAATTAAGAGATAAATTAGAATATCTATCTAAGTTATATGGAATAGAATTTAAGCTGCAAGAAGAGAGTTATACATCAAAAGCAAGTTTCTTTGATGGAGATGAAATTCCAATATACGATAAAGAAAATCCGCAAGAATATATATTCAGTGGAAAAAGGAAAAGAGGACTATATCAAACAAGCATAGGTAAACTCATAAATGCAGATTGTAACGGAGCATTAAACATATTAAGAAAAAGTAAAGTTGTGGACTTAAGCGTCCTATACAATAGAGGTGAACTGAACATGCCTAAAAGAATAAGGGTAGTGTAA
- a CDS encoding flavodoxin, with amino-acid sequence MAKVGIFYGSTTGVTEDIANRIAEKIDGAEVFNIDGNVDELENYDVLLLGTSTWGFGDLQDDWQAVLDDLANLNLAGKKVAYFGSGDQGTFSDTFMDGMAIINEEISKTGATVIGNTSTEGYEFNESRAVEGDKFLGLALDEVNQSDLTDERIDAWVEQIKKEF; translated from the coding sequence ATGGCAAAAGTAGGTATTTTTTATGGATCAACAACTGGAGTTACTGAAGATATAGCAAATAGAATTGCTGAAAAAATTGATGGAGCAGAAGTTTTTAACATTGATGGAAATGTTGATGAGCTTGAAAACTATGATGTATTACTTTTAGGAACATCAACTTGGGGATTCGGAGATTTGCAAGATGACTGGCAAGCAGTATTAGACGACTTAGCTAACTTAAATTTAGCTGGAAAAAAAGTGGCATATTTCGGAAGTGGAGATCAGGGGACTTTCTCTGATACATTTATGGACGGAATGGCTATTATAAATGAAGAAATTTCAAAAACAGGAGCAACTGTAATTGGAAATACTTCAACAGAAGGATATGAGTTCAACGAATCAAGAGCAGTGGAAGGCGACAAATTTTTAGGACTTGCATTGGATGAAGTAAATCAGTCTGATTTGACAGATGAAAGAATTGATGCTTGGGTTGAACAAATTAAAAAGGAATTTTAG